AGATAGCtaaaatgaaatatattttctttttctttttctttggtaATATGGAACTTGCAATTGCCCCAAAATATCAACAGAATTGAGTGAAAGGACAGCGAGAGCAAACTTCCCTTAGCCACATCCAATTGTCATGATCCCAATAATGAATGGGTGGGCCAATCTCACCACATGGATAAAAGGCCCACTTAACCCTTGCACATAATGAGTTAAGCAACGCAacaaactttatttatttattattttttgaacaaGGAATAAACTTTAAGCAAAGTAGCTTTACATGTGCAAAATCTCAGTATTGGGCCAAATCTGTTTTAGCATTTTGATTAGTATTTCTTGAACTAAAGTGATAACAGAAGAAGCAAAAGGCTCCCCAACCCTTCCTTTCTTTTGCTGCGATGGGTCCAAAGAGTAGCCATGCCCTTTACATTTTTAGTATTTTGGGAAGGGATGAaagaaacataaaataaatagtattagattcaaacttaaaaaattgattaaattaaattaatttaaaattttaatttaactttttattcatttcaatttaatttaatttttaattttaaaaatttcaattattttgatttaattaaaaaaattaaaaaattaaattaaatcaattaataatattcatatattatttttaataatataaaaaaattaaattataattaaaattaaaatattttaattaaattttaaaataaaaaatttattaaaaaatctaataatcaaattaaatcaaatcaatttgatttttaattaaaattaattcaattggtttttataagtattaaaattttagtttttaatttattcgattttaaacggaaaagaaaatgaaaaagaaatgtaGAAGCAGATTTTGAGTAAGGAAGATCACAACCTATTACAATGAATTTATTAGATCTGCAAAATTCAAAACCAACCAATCAGCTTTTGCTGCTACGGTCTCTCGAAGTTGAACACCCGCATAGCAAATGAACAAGTTGGCACAATCTGGTTTTCGAGCCTACATATAAACAAATAATGAAAATCGAATCCTGTAATTGAAGCATaccaaataagaaaaaaaatttctccGTCATACTACCATACGTATTGTCAACTAAATGCACTGAAAGTAACCTGACTAGCAACGGTCCACATTTTGGTCATACGAGTTTAGACTTGACAACATACAGTAAATTATTTCCTCGTAACATATATGCAGAACAGCAGAAGTGTCAGAAAGGAAAATATGTGGAACAGAAATTTTCGGGAATTCCAAAAATCTCATAACAATGGAAGTTCAAACAAGATTATTTACCTCAAGATCAGTTGCACCATCCCCGACCATAACCAGAGTCTTGTATCCATGAACCTGGTTTATCATCATAATCAACTTTAGATGAACTCGTACGAATACAGGAAACTAACAACTAATAGACAAACCTTCCTTATATGCTGCACTGCAGTTGCTTTTCCTCCACTTCTTGAAGTAGGCTCCTTTGCATCAAACCCCAGAAACTCCCCCGAACTTCCAAAGAGCAATTGATTGGCAAACATATTTTCAAGTGGCATCCCGAGGATAGATGCAACAGGCTGCAAGGGATAATAACGGCATAACATCTAATTTATCCATTAAGTTCCAAAACAAAAtgataataaactttttaagtttttaatcattagcattttgaattttattgtgTTGCAAGATTATAGTATTTTAGCATTTGAAGGGTGAAGTGTTATAGGAATTGAGCAGACATGATAGAATTATTAATACATTAATCAGGCAATTGTTTATTTTACTCTTCCATAAATGCTATAGCACAAAATCATGGAGCTCATCCACAAAAATCCTGTGCACAAATTAATTACAACAGCTATAGACGCTCTATAGGAATGTCattattgataataaaaatCTTCCTTCAAACCACATGTAATACttttattatatgattattACATTAAGCACTTTCTTCTAATTCTACAATTTAAAGTGAAAATTTTCTATTTGATGAATGATTATAAGACAGAGAACAAAGCAACAAAGCAAAGTGAAAAAATTTAGTGCAGTAATATACATTGATCATTTGCTGAAAGCCGCCAGAGATCAAATAAACATCAGTATTTTTAGCCTTCAGCTTCTTGACCAACTCATCTATGCCAGGAGATATCCTACATAAAAGGAAACGGAAACAATAAAGATTCTTCAAATTCAGAATTAACTCAAATTGCCAACAGAAAGGGGATATTAAGAAGTAATCAAAAGATATTGAATGAAAGAAGCAACAAGTCCTTTTCAAACATTAGGAAGCAAAACAAAAATTGAATTGAGTAAAGTTACataacaatttttaaaaatagatggAGTTTAAATAAAATAGCTCATCAAGATGATGCATACACTGGCATGAATGCATGATTTATCAATAAAAACATGGCTTTTTGTGGtcctcaaataaaattttcgtTTAGGTCCATGTTCAATGAAAAATAGCCAATATGTTCTCATGAATTCCAATATAAATTAAGCATACAACAACCAAATAGCAAATTCTGATATAGAAATATAAACAGGGATTTGGCTGAAATCCTAAGAAAAGAGATGACCAAAAGGACTTACCATGATTGAAGCAGTTAAATCTTTTAGTATCGGtggaaaattaaatttagatagGAAAAACTGGAGGAAAATGATTCACGTGGCTACTTCAAAGAGTTTGAGATTTGGATCAGATGAGTTGAATTTAAGTATCAAATATGCCATGCTAACAACAAATCGATACACAAGAAGGCAATATTCCATGAAATAAGGCAGGCTCTCACACAATGAGAACGCTTTTTCATGGGATTGTAAAATGTATTAGAaaaggggagagagagagagagagaggtgtaTCAAGGGAATAGGATGCTTCAACATCTAGCATGTGTAATTATGTTTTCATGACCTCCAAAAAAAAtatctttcaattaaaataaacaaataaaagcgTAATTAAGGAGTTAACCTACTTTGGGGGCCTCTTCGCAAGAAAATCTTGGACCTGAGATAGGGATGGGCTGAATAGAGATAGTCTGGCTGCCAAGGCCTCCTCAAAAGGGACAGAACCACCCATTGCTCTGGCAAATCCAACACTAAGATCAGATCTAACattgagaaattaattagttttaataTCTTAATAACTGACGAGGACAACTAACTTAGCAGTCCATTCCGCAACAGCCTTTCCAGCTCCACAAAACTCTGCAAGTTCATCAATACCCTCATCTAGGCATACTGTGCTGTCCACATCAAAGCATACTGCATCAGCGCTTCTCCAAAGCTCAAGAACCTCTGTCAATTTGAAAAAGCAATCAACAGTTACAGCAATACAGTTACCAGTATTATAATGTAAAGCTAGAAGTTTCTCAAGGCAAAAGTTTAAAATGCATAAAAGATAATCTGGCCTATAGGGGCATCATGATCATATGCTGTCTACCATATAAACTTCAATTCTCCAGTACATCTTGTAAGCTTGGTAGGACTCTACCAATGATTTACAACTACATTTCCCATATCCAAGTAGCAGTTCGagtttttactttttcttttgtatGGCTGTGTTGCCATTCACGACAGTACCATACCTTGTTTGCTTCCTCTACATTTGTTGTGAAAGGCCTCGTAGCAAGTTTTGCCAACTAATTTTTCTAAGGTAACAAAAATCTCCATTCACCAAAGAAAAGGACTAGTTACAGCGACAATTGTACCGCTTTCAAGATTAAaactaaatttgaaatttatttacgaTGCTCAAGGGATGACATCCAGTTCTTTGAATATTAATTTCACATTTTAGTTTACTCAAGTTTCTCTACCATTaacccatataaagctttaacAAGTAAATGTTTAACCCTAActaattcaataaataaataataataataataataaaagataacCCTCTGGTTATTTAGAAATAGAGCtcagaaaataaaaactattgaGTTAATGATTGTAACCTTTGGATGGCACTGTATTGTGGAAATGGTCCAATGAGACAGCTTTTAAAGGTTGAACTGAAGCAGTAACTGAACTGAATGATTGAGGAGGTTTCATGAACAAAATTCCACCTCTAGTCAAATACTTTTTCAACTGCAAGGAGAAAGCGGGAATAAAACGAGAGCCAGAGTGTTTACAAGTAACATGAATTGGGTTGACTTGTGAATGCACCAACCCTTCCATCAAATAATCTGttatatacaaaaaaaaaaaagacacaaAATAAACAAAAGAACCCAGAAACCTTGTGACGCCATTACGTTTCACCAGTGCTGCAAAGGCTCTAACACAGTAATACAGTGATGAACGATAATAACACAGTTTCCCCCGCAAGCTAAATCAACATTACCAGAATATCAAGTCCCTATAATCAGTTAATTAAGAGAatgataaaagaaaaacaaattcaTAAAGAAACTAGGCATCTTTGATGCAGCAAAACTTTGTGAATTCCAAAGGCAAGTATGAgacaaattattatatatttttctaaaaaatgccATCGCAAAAATTGAAGAGTTACGGATTCGTAAGCACTGCTCAATAACCAATGAGAATTGAAAAGGCTTACAGTATGCTCGGTAGGTGATAAAACGCCAGGAACAATAAGAGGACAAAAGGCAAACCACGACCACGTTACACTTATAGCGAACAAAACAATAGAAGATTTgcgaccaaaaaaaaaaagaactataGAAGATGCAAATGGCGATGATTTCTCGGGAACCAAGCAGGGCAAAAACAGATAGAACTAAATTCAGAAAAcgtaataaaaaaagaaaaattcaaaagaTGTATAAAAAGCAAGAAGATAAAGTGAAATGGAGAAAGAATAGCAACGAATTTAAGAGTACTCACAGGCAGTGTTAGACTCGTAGGATTTGCTTTGGTTCTGCCTGAAATGTTTTGGAGGTGAAAATTTTACTTCCTTCTGTTCTCTTTCAGCAGCTCGTGGTTGGtgagatattttttataataataataaaataattatatctaaaatcttaactattttaatagtactaaataaatgtttttaacctattaaaaagttatttttaatcttttgcatcattaaacttttatttttttgaaattcataatatatttttatttatgatgaaatatttaaataagaattttatgttttaatttataaattttataatttatttttgttatatttattttaaaaattaaattaaaaagttttaatatttttttagtttattacatttatatttttgtttatcGTTTcactaaagttttatttttaaaattaacaaatataCTTTTTTGAATGTAGTAACACAATAGTTAACTCTATTAAACATATAttctaaatatataatatattaaattttcatatttctttattaaaataaaaaaattgaagaatatAATGTAAACATGCGGTGGAGTCTGCAGTCTTGCTAGTACATGCACAAAAACTGTTCGATGGAATTCTGAGCCggatataaaaattttcatgTCCCTCTCGTCATCGGACAAAAATAGTAATCATGACAACTAAGTGGATCAGATGAGAATTATAACTATTGAGACatccaacaaaacaactaaacaGTAAACCCTAAGCCTTCGCTTCCTTTATTCCGGTACTAAGTTCCGTTTTGATCTGCAACAGCGTGTGTTGGCCCATATCTTCAGCCTTGGAGATACCCATTTCGATTATGATCGCAAAACATTTATTTGCATCATGCTGATCCAAAGAAATAGCGCATGTGTGATTTCGGGTTTGAAGAAATTATGCACATAAGAATCAAGGTTCAAAGCTTTCAGCACTTCCACCAGATAAAGTTGTCGCCACACGACTGCACGCCTTCTTCTAGCTGAAGTTTTAGTTGATATTTGTAtatcataataaattaaataatttaaattaaagaatgaaTCCAATTAAAACATATGTCAAGGTGTATTTCACAACCTTCTCCTGGATTAGCTTCATCTCTCTCCATGCTTTagaatttttcttttcatctttctcTACTATTTCATCCCAAGATCTCACCGTAGAAATTTTTAGATCTAACTTAGAATAAAAGGGCCTTCATCGGTCCATCTTTAGGACCTCCAACTACTTTAATTTTACTTTGCAAGTCCCATGAAAGCTCAAGAGCTTTGATCCTTCTGTTGACGTGGGAAAAAAATCATCAGTATAGAATGCGAAACTCGATATTACAAGTCCGGATGTTGGATGCTGTATTTGCAGCTGCTGGCTTGGCCTCGTACGCTTTCAACAAGCACCTTGTCTTGCTTGTCATTGATGCTTCAAGCTTTGGATGGATTGGCCTTTTCTACTACTGTGCCCTATAGGTTCAATTGGTTGgatcaatatatataatattttactgaTGAATTTTGAGTAATTTGGAAATTGAATAGAATTCCAAACTAAAAGAAACGTAACTCAagattatttgttttttttttaaaattattattaacttttttctttcatcAACCTCTTCTCTTTTGGAACAGAAATTCAGACCATGCGTAGATGTGAACCCTTTACCTTTAGATTAATTACTAGGCGTGGCTGAATAAATGAATTTGGAGATTCTTCAATTGCTTACAGGCAGCCGCTTATTTGTGCAGAGAGAAGAATACAACTTGCCGCGCATGCAGCATGCGTTCCATTTTTCATCCGGATCACTGACGGAATTTTCCAAGTCCCTCCCTATCCCTAATTTAACTTGTACAGTGCATCTGTCAAAGTTTCAGGAACAAGAGTCAGTTTTTAAATAGCGTATGCATCGAACAAGAAATTTCTCCATTCATATGCTTTGGTGGTTGTGGAGGAAATACCGAATATTTGATGGAACACAATTTACAATAAATCAATCTCATAGCCTCAAAATATGGTCTAGTTTCCATTTAAAGGCACAGGGCGGAAAAGTGAACGAACCCAAAACCAAAATCAATGGTAACCATAACAATATTTTCAATTCCCACAAATTAAGCATAATGCAGAGGGGAATTATTGGAGTAGCTCAACAAAAACATCCTCAAACATGCCAATAAAGTTACAAGAAGCCTGTTGCTCAGATCTTATTTCTGAGCCGTCGAGCACCACAGATTGTTCAATTAACCCTCTAGTGCTGATGCTCCTGATATAATTTCAATCAACTCGGTGGTGATTGATGCTTGACGAGTTCTGTTACAAAATCATCaaacaaattattaaaatcaatcaTGAAGACAATATACAAGCACAAAGAGGGTTTTGCTCAACACCAATACCATTACATGTAAAATGACAAATATAGGTCGTTTAGCTACAAATCCATTATAATTGAACCAACGTTTACTGAAAGTCAAATATTCTAGACCACTAAGATGAACCAAGTTGGCCatttgaaaaacaaaaagataaaataaagatattttcccAGTTAAGGCAAAGCAAACATCCATTTTCCATGTATTGTTTATCAGTGGAGAGAGCATGAGAGACCTGTTATAAGTAAGTGTCAGGCGATCAAGCATCTCGCCAGCATTTCTGCTTGAGCTGTCCATAGCAGACATCCTTGCTCCTTGCTCACTGC
This Manihot esculenta cultivar AM560-2 chromosome 6, M.esculenta_v8, whole genome shotgun sequence DNA region includes the following protein-coding sequences:
- the LOC110616955 gene encoding phosphoserine phosphatase, chloroplastic isoform X2 produces the protein MKPPQSFSSVTASVQPLKAVSLDHFHNTVPSKEVLELWRSADAVCFDVDSTVCLDEGIDELAEFCGAGKAVAEWTAKAMGGSVPFEEALAARLSLFSPSLSQVQDFLAKRPPKISPGIDELVKKLKAKNTDVYLISGGFQQMINPVASILGMPLENMFANQLLFGSSGEFLGFDAKEPTSRSGGKATAVQHIRKVHGYKTLVMVGDGATDLEARKPDCANLFICYAGVQLRETVAAKADWLVLNFADLINSL
- the LOC110616955 gene encoding phosphoserine phosphatase, chloroplastic isoform X1, producing the protein MEGLVHSQVNPIHVTCKHSGSRFIPAFSLQLKKYLTRGGILFMKPPQSFSSVTASVQPLKAVSLDHFHNTVPSKEVLELWRSADAVCFDVDSTVCLDEGIDELAEFCGAGKAVAEWTAKAMGGSVPFEEALAARLSLFSPSLSQVQDFLAKRPPKISPGIDELVKKLKAKNTDVYLISGGFQQMINPVASILGMPLENMFANQLLFGSSGEFLGFDAKEPTSRSGGKATAVQHIRKVHGYKTLVMVGDGATDLEARKPDCANLFICYAGVQLRETVAAKADWLVLNFADLINSL